Proteins co-encoded in one Deltaproteobacteria bacterium genomic window:
- a CDS encoding NYN domain-containing protein: MAAIILIDAWNLIRTTPSLAKTEERDGNAAARRRLIEQVREAAERESPDVAWELVFDGASDHAGSIERVGRVTVIWCAPRSADEVIVERAKDSVALGRKTLIVSNDREVRAEGADAMWTVDFHEHLLQREPIFESVPAAGKPPKSRTPTGGALATFLVERGHLKRADRTAKLEEDLKHWIDYVKIGANAPNKLAKRIEIQLRGSLQLHPDPDPEKTVYRSLKEFFGRIG; encoded by the coding sequence ATGGCCGCGATCATTCTCATCGATGCGTGGAATCTGATCCGCACTACGCCGAGCCTTGCGAAAACGGAGGAGCGCGACGGAAACGCCGCCGCGCGGCGAAGACTGATCGAGCAGGTGCGCGAGGCGGCCGAGCGCGAGTCGCCGGATGTCGCGTGGGAACTGGTTTTCGACGGCGCTTCGGACCACGCCGGTTCGATCGAACGCGTCGGGCGCGTGACCGTCATCTGGTGCGCGCCGCGCAGCGCGGACGAGGTGATCGTCGAGCGCGCGAAGGACAGCGTCGCTCTCGGTCGGAAGACGCTGATCGTCTCGAACGACCGCGAGGTGCGCGCGGAAGGCGCGGACGCGATGTGGACGGTCGATTTCCACGAGCACCTGTTGCAGCGGGAACCGATCTTTGAGTCCGTTCCGGCGGCCGGAAAGCCGCCGAAAAGCCGGACGCCCACCGGCGGCGCGCTGGCCACGTTTCTCGTCGAACGCGGGCACCTGAAGCGAGCCGACCGAACGGCGAAACTCGAGGAGGATCTGAAGCACTGGATCGATTACGTGAAAATCGGGGCGAACGCGCCGAACAAACTTGCGAAGCGGATCGAGATCCAGCTTCGTGGATCGCTGCAACTTCATCCCGACCCCGATCCCGAGAAAACCGTGTATCGATCGCTCAAGGAGTTTTTCGGGCGAATCGGATAG
- a CDS encoding tetratricopeptide repeat protein — protein MTADLQSQIEHFNALIAEGAPAHVYSKLAEAYRRSGRHEDAAQTARTGLERHPGSLAIQEALGLTLLDMGQAEPAVRALAPVVEKLPDNSVASISLAIALSRIGRVDDAMSVLRRRLDKDPLDRPAMNLLRRLETKGASESIEVPAPPVGPVLAAAPKPAQSVPAATGAPQPTASAPSLAPTTPTDESAASKTPPPGPAPEPEIELPIPDAPVRPEMEFVVRPLAEVFRGLAADDTAVETPEGLDGFFDEAPRPLQPIPILDQNETSTTWTMSATNGHTQIATEPPASPVPEARASDTPLEPPANAASAAVQVAVNVPGDETAVVKKRGWWSRFWRWLFRRGT, from the coding sequence GTGACCGCCGATCTGCAAAGCCAGATCGAACACTTCAATGCGCTCATCGCCGAGGGCGCCCCGGCTCACGTGTATTCGAAGCTCGCCGAGGCGTATCGCCGCAGCGGACGGCACGAGGACGCGGCCCAGACCGCCCGCACCGGCCTCGAACGTCATCCCGGGTCCCTCGCGATCCAGGAAGCTCTGGGACTGACGCTGCTCGACATGGGTCAAGCTGAGCCGGCTGTGCGCGCGCTGGCCCCCGTCGTCGAAAAACTCCCCGACAACTCGGTCGCGTCGATCTCTCTCGCAATCGCGCTTTCGCGGATCGGTCGCGTCGACGACGCGATGTCCGTGCTGCGACGGCGACTCGACAAGGATCCGCTCGACCGACCGGCGATGAACCTGCTGCGTCGCCTGGAAACGAAGGGCGCTTCCGAATCCATCGAGGTCCCCGCCCCGCCCGTCGGCCCGGTCCTTGCCGCTGCCCCAAAACCGGCTCAGTCCGTACCGGCGGCCACGGGCGCACCGCAGCCCACGGCGAGCGCACCGTCGCTCGCGCCGACGACACCGACGGACGAATCGGCCGCATCAAAGACACCGCCGCCCGGTCCCGCGCCGGAACCCGAGATCGAGTTGCCGATCCCCGATGCGCCGGTGCGACCCGAAATGGAGTTCGTCGTCCGTCCGCTCGCCGAGGTGTTCCGCGGGCTCGCGGCCGACGACACGGCCGTGGAAACCCCCGAAGGGCTCGATGGTTTTTTCGACGAAGCGCCGAGACCGCTCCAACCCATCCCGATCCTCGATCAGAATGAGACATCGACGACGTGGACCATGTCGGCGACCAACGGACATACGCAGATCGCGACCGAACCCCCGGCATCGCCGGTGCCGGAAGCCCGCGCAAGCGACACTCCCCTGGAGCCGCCGGCGAATGCCGCGTCCGCCGCCGTTCAGGTGGCCGTCAACGTCCCGGGCGACGAGACGGCCGTCGTGAAAAAGCGTGGATGGTGGTCCCGGTTCTGGCGATGGCTCTTTCGAAGGGGAACGTGA
- the aroQ gene encoding type II 3-dehydroquinate dehydratase, whose protein sequence is MARVDVIHGPNLNLLGTREPHIYGSRTLDEINHGLVALGDHLGLTVRTAQSNHEGEIIDLVHRAGREADGLIINPGGYTHTSIALRDAISAIGIVTVEVHLSNIHAREEFRRHSYIAGVVRGRVEGLGAEGYSLALRWLAGVLNAATA, encoded by the coding sequence ATGGCCCGAGTGGACGTGATTCACGGACCGAACCTGAATCTGTTGGGGACGCGCGAACCGCACATCTACGGCTCGCGCACGCTCGACGAGATCAATCACGGGCTCGTCGCGCTCGGCGATCATCTCGGGCTCACCGTCCGCACCGCGCAGAGCAACCACGAGGGCGAGATCATCGATCTGGTCCATCGCGCCGGGCGCGAGGCCGACGGACTCATCATCAATCCGGGCGGCTACACGCACACCTCCATCGCGCTTCGCGACGCCATCTCAGCAATCGGCATCGTGACGGTCGAGGTGCACCTGTCGAACATCCACGCCCGCGAGGAATTCCGGCGGCACTCGTACATCGCCGGAGTCGTGCGCGGACGGGTCGAGGGACTCGGGGCCGAGGGTTATTCGCTCGCACTGCGCTGGCTCGCCGGCGTTCTGAACGCGGCCACCGCATGA
- a CDS encoding aminopeptidase P family protein, whose translation MTTRVANARRILDDQALDALVVWNMVNVRYLSGFTGTEGALVITRDRAQFLTDSRYATQIRDEAPAFEHRIAPAKIANIAAALTDIKAEHVGYEDEILPVARAVALRDSTPGVEWIGLGTRLDALRLRKDPAEIGLMRRAARIAETGLDRALGMLRPGVTERQVALALEFAMREAGASGTSFDTIVASGPRGALPHGVASDRTIGAGEMVTIDFGCVANGYCSDQTVTIGVGHVNGEMRRVYDIVLEAQHRAIDALRPGVSLREVDALARGVIADAGFDEFFGHGLGHGVGMEIHESPRVSGSSEYTAEEGHVVTIEPGIYIPGRFGVRIEDTLVVTQSGCDRITSIDKSWRAVDGVTDVVGGRS comes from the coding sequence ATGACGACGCGCGTCGCGAATGCCCGGCGAATCCTGGATGATCAGGCGCTCGATGCCCTGGTCGTCTGGAACATGGTGAACGTGCGCTATCTGTCGGGGTTCACGGGCACTGAAGGCGCGCTCGTCATCACGCGTGATCGCGCGCAGTTCCTGACCGACTCGCGGTACGCGACGCAGATTCGCGACGAGGCGCCGGCGTTCGAACATCGGATAGCCCCGGCAAAAATCGCCAACATCGCGGCGGCTCTCACCGACATCAAGGCCGAACACGTCGGATACGAGGACGAAATCCTGCCGGTCGCGCGCGCGGTCGCGCTGCGCGACTCAACGCCGGGAGTCGAGTGGATCGGATTGGGGACACGTCTCGACGCCCTGCGTCTGCGCAAGGACCCGGCCGAGATCGGCCTGATGCGCCGCGCGGCGCGGATCGCGGAAACCGGTCTCGACCGGGCGCTCGGGATGCTGCGGCCCGGTGTGACCGAGCGGCAGGTGGCGCTGGCGTTGGAATTCGCGATGCGCGAGGCCGGCGCGAGCGGCACGAGCTTCGACACGATCGTGGCGTCGGGTCCGCGCGGCGCGCTTCCGCACGGCGTCGCATCGGATCGCACCATCGGCGCGGGCGAGATGGTGACCATCGACTTCGGGTGCGTGGCCAACGGGTACTGTTCGGATCAGACCGTCACCATCGGCGTCGGACACGTGAACGGAGAGATGCGCCGGGTGTATGATATTGTCCTTGAAGCGCAGCATCGCGCCATCGACGCATTGCGTCCCGGCGTTTCGCTGCGCGAGGTGGACGCCCTCGCGCGCGGCGTGATCGCCGACGCGGGGTTCGACGAATTCTTCGGACACGGCCTGGGACACGGCGTGGGCATGGAGATTCATGAAAGTCCGCGAGTGTCCGGTTCGTCGGAATACACCGCGGAGGAGGGGCACGTCGTCACGATCGAGCCGGGGATCTATATTCCGGGTCGGTTCGGCGTGCGAATCGAGGATACGTTGGTGGTGACGCAGTCCGGTTGCGATCGCATCACCTCGATCGACAAGTCCTGGCGGGCGGTCGACGGGGTTACGGATGTTGTTGGGGGGCGGTCTTGA